One Spirochaetota bacterium genomic window carries:
- a CDS encoding alpha/beta hydrolase codes for MKQKLLISISLVIVLLVYVYAQNPSRLKESGFNSAFTIPFETPYEQYVELMTHVIANARVETKNKDAIVTMNSPFIFKPLTKPVDGIYQKGILLIHGLSDSPYFLRAIGKHFAEKGFLVYGLLLPGHGTVPGDLLKVKNDEWIKATHYGMLQLKKNAKNVYMGGFSTGAILSVHYVLSNANHDVKGLFLFAPAFAIYSKLAWMAPVIGTFKDWESIEDDVDYTKYQSFTFNGVTQTYKLIKQVDALFDEGKKVTVPVFVAQSIDDRTVSTERTLFVMKNYVTGKKMFILYTTQPEKDYDGEDNYIITVNSFIPQEKILNMPHICITIPPDDPHYGKNGXYRNCLYYKPNTPERHQCLTDPDIWKGENTKENIEKYKVITRLTYNPHFNDMLKKIGEFLLVIEK; via the coding sequence AAACAAAAGCTATTAATAAGTATTTCACTGGTCATTGTATTATTAGTATACGTCTATGCTCAAAATCCATCGCGATTAAAAGAATCAGGTTTTAACAGCGCTTTCACAATTCCTTTTGAAACACCATACGAACAGTATGTAGAATTAATGACTCATGTTATTGCAAACGCACGCGTTGAAACAAAAAATAAAGATGCGATAGTTACCATGAACAGCCCTTTTATTTTCAAACCACTGACAAAGCCAGTTGATGGTATTTATCAAAAAGGGATACTGCTTATTCATGGGTTATCTGATTCACCATATTTTTTACGAGCAATAGGGAAACATTTTGCAGAAAAAGGGTTTTTGGTATATGGCCTCCTTTTACCAGGGCATGGAACAGTACCAGGTGATTTGTTAAAAGTTAAAAATGATGAATGGATTAAAGCTACTCACTATGGCATGTTACAACTTAAAAAGAATGCAAAAAATGTATATATGGGGGGATTTTCAACAGGAGCAATACTTTCAGTTCATTATGTGCTTTCAAATGCCAATCATGATGTAAAAGGATTATTTTTATTTGCACCAGCCTTTGCTATTTACTCAAAATTAGCGTGGATGGCTCCTGTCATTGGAACATTCAAAGATTGGGAAAGCATAGAAGATGATGTGGATTATACTAAATACCAATCGTTTACATTCAATGGGGTAACTCAGACATACAAGCTCATTAAGCAAGTTGATGCGCTCTTTGATGAAGGGAAAAAGGTAACAGTACCAGTATTTGTTGCCCAGAGTATTGATGATAGGACAGTGAGTACAGAACGAACGCTATTTGTGATGAAAAATTATGTAACTGGCAAAAAGATGTTTATTCTGTATACCACACAGCCTGAAAAAGATTATGATGGTGAGGATAATTATATTATTACAGTTAATAGCTTTATACCACAGGAAAAAATATTAAATATGCCGCATATATGCATCACTATTCCACCTGATGATCCACACTATGGAAAAAACGGTGNTTATAGAAATTGCTTATATTATAAACCAAATACACCAGAACGCCATCAGTGCTTGACAGATCCTGATATATGGAAAGGTGAAAATACTAAAGAAAACATTGAAAAGTATAAAGTAATTACACGACTAACATATAATCCGCATTTTAATGATATGTTAAAAAAAATTGGTGAGTTTTTATTGGTGATTGAAAAGTAA